A window from Enterocloster bolteae encodes these proteins:
- the gcvPA gene encoding aminomethyl-transferring glycine dehydrogenase subunit GcvPA, which produces MGSYVPGTKQEQQEMLREIGYASFEEMFSHIPDEVMLKEGVNIPSGLSEQAVKARMEDIAGKNVVFRHIFRGAGAYNHYIPAIVSNVTSKEEFVTAYTPYQAEISQGILQSIFEYQTMLCELTGMDASNASIYDGATAAAEAIAMCKERKKTTAYISAAANPGVIEVMKTYCFGSNTKVVMVPEKDGVTDGAALEEMLKADPQAACFYVQQPNYYGNIEDGDALGRIVHEAGAKYIMGCNPMALAVMKTPAEYGADIAVGDGQPLGMPLAFGGPYLGFMTATAAMTRKLPGRIVGETADHEGRRAFVLTLQAREQHIRREKASSNVCSNQAWCALTASVYMTAMGADGMAKAAGQCMSKAHYLRDVLKEAGLEPKHNCEFFHEFVTVSPEGGCTDSAHILRALESKGILGGLPLSDREILWCATEMNTREEMDELASAVREALHRECGQKEVCGS; this is translated from the coding sequence ATGGGAAGTTATGTACCAGGTACGAAGCAGGAGCAGCAGGAGATGCTTCGTGAGATTGGATATGCCAGCTTTGAGGAGATGTTCTCCCATATACCGGATGAGGTAATGCTGAAGGAAGGGGTCAATATCCCTTCAGGACTCAGCGAGCAGGCAGTTAAGGCAAGAATGGAGGACATAGCCGGTAAGAATGTTGTGTTCCGCCATATTTTCAGGGGGGCAGGGGCTTATAACCACTACATACCTGCCATTGTTTCAAACGTGACGTCAAAAGAGGAGTTTGTCACTGCCTATACGCCTTATCAGGCGGAAATCAGCCAGGGCATCCTCCAGTCCATATTCGAGTATCAGACCATGCTCTGTGAACTCACAGGAATGGACGCCTCCAATGCATCCATATACGACGGTGCCACGGCTGCGGCGGAAGCCATTGCCATGTGTAAGGAGAGAAAGAAAACCACAGCCTATATTTCTGCGGCTGCAAATCCGGGCGTTATCGAGGTCATGAAGACATACTGCTTTGGCAGCAATACAAAGGTTGTTATGGTTCCGGAAAAAGACGGGGTAACGGATGGGGCAGCTCTGGAAGAGATGCTGAAGGCAGACCCCCAGGCCGCCTGCTTCTATGTGCAGCAGCCCAACTATTACGGCAATATAGAGGACGGGGACGCCCTGGGCCGCATCGTCCATGAGGCCGGCGCCAAGTACATCATGGGCTGCAACCCCATGGCCCTGGCTGTTATGAAGACCCCGGCAGAATACGGGGCGGATATCGCTGTGGGCGACGGCCAGCCTCTTGGCATGCCTCTGGCGTTTGGAGGACCTTATCTGGGCTTTATGACAGCCACGGCAGCCATGACCAGGAAGCTTCCGGGCCGTATTGTAGGCGAGACAGCCGATCATGAGGGACGAAGGGCATTTGTTCTTACTCTCCAGGCCCGTGAACAGCATATACGCCGTGAGAAGGCCAGCTCCAACGTGTGCTCCAACCAGGCATGGTGCGCTCTGACCGCCTCTGTATATATGACAGCCATGGGAGCAGACGGTATGGCTAAGGCAGCAGGCCAGTGCATGTCCAAGGCCCACTATCTCAGGGATGTATTAAAGGAAGCAGGACTTGAGCCAAAGCATAACTGTGAATTTTTCCATGAGTTCGTTACCGTAAGCCCTGAGGGCGGGTGCACGGACAGCGCCCACATTTTAAGGGCATTGGAAAGCAAGGGAATCCTGGGCGGACTGCCGCTTTCCGACAGGGAAATCCTCTGGTGCGCTACGGAGATGAACACCAGGGAAGAGATGGATGAACTTGCCTCTGCTGTACGGGAGGCGCTTCACAGGGAATGCGGACAAAAGGAGGTGTGCGGTTCATGA
- the gcvH gene encoding glycine cleavage system protein GcvH — protein sequence MNFPEDLKYAKSHEWVKTLEDGTVLVGVSDYAQDALGDLVFVNLPEAGDEVTEGEPFADVESVKAVSDVYSPVSGTVAEINEVLLDAPESINEAPYEAWFMKVENVTGTAQLMSAAEYEEYVKTLD from the coding sequence ATGAATTTTCCAGAAGATTTAAAGTATGCAAAGTCACATGAGTGGGTAAAGACCCTGGAGGACGGCACGGTTTTAGTGGGAGTGTCTGATTATGCACAGGACGCTCTTGGGGATCTGGTATTCGTAAACCTGCCGGAAGCAGGGGACGAGGTGACAGAGGGAGAGCCGTTTGCAGATGTGGAATCCGTAAAGGCTGTATCCGATGTGTATTCACCGGTAAGCGGCACAGTGGCCGAGATCAACGAGGTACTGTTAGACGCCCCGGAATCCATCAACGAGGCGCCTTATGAGGCATGGTTCATGAAGGTGGAGAATGTAACCGGCACAGCGCAGTTAATGAGCGCGGCAGAGTATGAGGAATATGTGAAGACCCTGGATTAG
- the gcvT gene encoding glycine cleavage system aminomethyltransferase GcvT codes for MGTETAGEVLLKTPLYDTHVTYKGKIVPFAGYLLPVQYETGVIEEHMAVRTKCGLFDVSHMGEVICKGPDALKNLNMLLTNDYTVMAEGQARYSPMCNEQGGVVDDLIVYKVRDDCYFIVVNAANKDKDYAWMKAHQSGDVVFDDISSQVAQLALQGPKAMDVLKKVAKEEDIPEKYYTCLFDRMVGGMKCIISKTGYTGEDGVEIYLAPEDAPKMWELLMEAGKDEGLIPCGLGARDTLRLEAGMPLYGHEMDDTISPKEAGLGIFVKMDKDDFIGKQAIQDKGPLTRKRVGLKVTGRGIIREHQPVYIGEQQVGMTTSGTHCPFLGYPAAMALVDIGFKDPGTALEVDVRGRRVAAEVVKLPFYKRQ; via the coding sequence ATGGGAACAGAAACAGCAGGGGAGGTTTTGTTAAAAACACCTCTCTACGACACTCACGTAACGTATAAGGGCAAGATCGTACCTTTTGCAGGGTATCTTCTGCCGGTACAGTACGAAACAGGCGTTATCGAGGAACACATGGCAGTGCGTACCAAATGCGGTCTTTTTGACGTGTCACACATGGGGGAAGTGATTTGCAAAGGACCGGACGCCCTTAAGAATCTGAACATGCTCCTGACCAATGACTATACGGTCATGGCGGAGGGCCAGGCCAGATACAGCCCCATGTGCAATGAACAGGGAGGCGTGGTGGATGACCTGATTGTGTATAAGGTCAGGGATGACTGCTATTTTATCGTGGTGAACGCTGCCAACAAGGATAAGGACTATGCGTGGATGAAGGCCCACCAGTCAGGGGATGTTGTGTTTGATGATATTTCCTCCCAGGTGGCACAGCTTGCCCTGCAGGGACCAAAAGCAATGGATGTGCTTAAAAAGGTGGCGAAGGAGGAAGATATTCCTGAAAAATACTATACCTGCCTTTTTGACCGCATGGTGGGCGGCATGAAATGCATCATTTCCAAAACCGGTTATACCGGAGAGGACGGAGTGGAGATTTATCTGGCGCCGGAGGATGCGCCTAAGATGTGGGAACTGCTCATGGAGGCAGGAAAGGATGAGGGCCTGATTCCGTGTGGTTTGGGCGCCAGGGATACCCTGAGGCTGGAAGCAGGCATGCCTCTGTACGGACATGAGATGGACGATACTATTTCTCCCAAGGAAGCCGGATTGGGAATCTTTGTGAAGATGGATAAGGATGATTTCATCGGAAAACAGGCTATCCAGGACAAGGGACCTTTGACCAGGAAGCGTGTGGGATTAAAGGTAACCGGCCGCGGCATCATCAGGGAGCACCAGCCTGTTTACATAGGAGAACAGCAGGTGGGTATGACCACCTCCGGCACACACTGCCCGTTCCTGGGATATCCGGCAGCCATGGCCCTGGTTGACATAGGGTTTAAGGATCCGGGGACAGCGCTGGAAGTGGATGTGCGCGGGCGCCGCGTGGCCGCGGAGGTAGTGAAGCTGCCATTTTATAAACGGCAGTAA
- a CDS encoding DUF3881 family protein has protein sequence MHKFMRTVGFSMYQKKQDMAKLLKRLVKEAEMTGRLAEQEGSRFCELRTEVAPGMGVAMIGEMSPKGTFSREYYFPYVKNPDVSSEAECSIQRHTERETYAGLLDEYRVGISLIFYMENSMEYRMRRSARQPVQPKGAALTGLAVQGKVLLPVNKTEKQAEDSRQAAKKRSSLLEAAKHGDEDAIETLTIEDIDLYSMVSRRIAHEDVYSIIETCFMPCGIECDQYSVIGEITEISTSANRITKEEIYNLKLDCNDMVFHVAINKQDLLGEPRIGRRFKGQVWMQGTVLF, from the coding sequence ATGCATAAGTTTATGCGGACAGTAGGATTCAGTATGTACCAGAAAAAACAGGATATGGCGAAGCTTTTAAAGCGTCTGGTAAAAGAAGCGGAGATGACCGGCCGCCTGGCGGAACAGGAAGGCAGCAGGTTCTGTGAACTGCGAACGGAAGTGGCCCCCGGCATGGGAGTTGCCATGATAGGCGAGATGAGCCCCAAAGGAACATTCAGCCGCGAGTATTACTTTCCCTATGTCAAGAACCCGGATGTAAGTTCAGAGGCGGAATGTTCCATCCAGCGCCACACGGAGCGTGAAACTTATGCAGGCCTTCTTGATGAATACAGGGTGGGCATATCCCTAATCTTCTACATGGAAAATTCCATGGAGTACAGGATGCGCCGCAGCGCCCGCCAGCCTGTCCAGCCAAAGGGAGCCGCCCTTACAGGACTGGCAGTCCAGGGTAAGGTGCTGCTGCCTGTCAATAAGACGGAAAAACAGGCAGAGGACTCCCGTCAGGCCGCCAAAAAACGCAGCAGTCTCCTGGAAGCCGCAAAACACGGCGATGAGGACGCCATTGAGACGCTGACCATAGAGGACATCGACCTCTATTCCATGGTATCCAGACGGATTGCCCATGAAGATGTGTACTCCATCATAGAGACATGTTTCATGCCCTGCGGCATAGAGTGCGACCAGTACTCCGTCATAGGGGAAATCACGGAAATCAGCACCAGCGCCAACCGGATTACCAAGGAAGAAATATATAACCTGAAGCTGGACTGCAACGATATGGTATTCCATGTGGCCATCAACAAACAGGACCTGTTAGGCGAGCCACGGATAGGACGGCGCTTTAAGGGACAGGTGTGGATGCAGGGTACGGTGCTGTTTTAA
- a CDS encoding site-specific integrase → MASIKQRKSKFSVIYWYMDDTGERKQKWDTLETKKEAKARKAFIEFYQQTYGYVLVPLEEQFAHQREEAEQAIDTPDDEITLKEFLVTFVNLYGVSKWSANTYSSKLSSINNYINPLIGDWKLNEITTKKLSQYYNGLLSVPEVPRANRKATGRCVQPANIKKIHDIIRCALNQAIRWEYLDSKMRNPASLATLPKVPKVKRKVWNVQTFKEAIKLVDDDLLLLCMHLAFACSLRVGEITGLTWDDVIIDEEAIANNNARVIVNKELARISQSAMQKLKEKDIIKIFPTQKPHCTTRLVLKTPKTETSNRTVWLPTTLAQLLVQYKKDQQELKEFLGSAYNDYNLVIALENGNPVESRIVRNRFTMLCEEHNFETVVFHSLRHLSTKYKLKMTHGDIKSVQGDTGHAEAEMVTDVYSEIVDEDRRLNAKKLDEEFYDTLDTEEPEHKPLSEAQKSISDSDKLLLELLKSMTPETKDKLLKESLSYC, encoded by the coding sequence ATGGCTTCAATCAAACAAAGAAAATCAAAATTTTCAGTTATTTACTGGTATATGGATGATACAGGCGAAAGAAAGCAGAAATGGGACACCCTAGAAACCAAAAAAGAAGCAAAGGCACGAAAAGCGTTTATTGAATTTTATCAACAAACCTATGGATATGTTCTCGTCCCTTTAGAAGAACAATTCGCCCATCAGCGTGAGGAAGCAGAGCAAGCAATAGATACCCCAGATGATGAAATCACTTTAAAGGAATTTCTTGTTACTTTTGTCAATCTATATGGTGTATCGAAGTGGTCTGCCAATACTTACAGCAGTAAATTGAGTTCGATTAACAACTATATCAATCCGCTTATTGGAGATTGGAAGTTAAATGAAATCACCACGAAAAAACTTTCTCAATATTACAATGGCCTGTTGAGTGTTCCAGAAGTTCCTCGTGCTAACCGAAAAGCGACTGGTCGCTGTGTGCAGCCTGCCAACATTAAGAAAATCCATGATATTATCCGCTGTGCCTTAAATCAGGCTATCCGTTGGGAATATCTGGACAGCAAAATGCGGAATCCGGCTTCCCTAGCCACCTTGCCTAAAGTACCAAAGGTAAAACGTAAGGTTTGGAATGTACAGACATTCAAGGAAGCAATCAAACTTGTGGATGATGATTTACTCCTGCTTTGTATGCACTTGGCGTTTGCCTGCTCATTAAGAGTAGGCGAAATTACGGGGCTTACTTGGGATGATGTGATTATTGATGAAGAAGCTATTGCAAATAATAATGCAAGAGTTATCGTCAATAAGGAGCTGGCAAGAATTTCTCAATCAGCTATGCAAAAGCTGAAAGAAAAAGATATTATTAAAATTTTCCCAACCCAGAAGCCCCACTGTACTACAAGGCTGGTGTTAAAAACACCCAAAACAGAAACAAGTAATCGTACCGTATGGCTGCCGACAACGCTTGCTCAATTACTGGTTCAATACAAGAAAGACCAGCAGGAATTAAAAGAGTTTTTAGGAAGTGCCTATAACGATTATAACCTCGTTATTGCTCTTGAAAATGGGAATCCCGTAGAAAGCCGCATTGTTCGGAACAGATTTACAATGCTATGTGAGGAACACAATTTTGAAACTGTTGTTTTTCACAGCCTACGCCATTTAAGCACAAAGTATAAGCTCAAAATGACGCATGGTGATATTAAATCTGTTCAGGGAGATACAGGTCACGCCGAAGCGGAGATGGTAACAGATGTTTACTCTGAAATCGTGGATGAAGACAGACGGCTTAATGCAAAGAAGCTGGATGAAGAATTTTATGACACCCTTGATACAGAGGAACCGGAACACAAGCCACTTTCGGAAGCACAGAAATCCATCAGTGATAGCGATAAACTTCTGCTTGAATTGCTAAAATCCATGACACCGGAAACGAAAGACAAGCTCTTAAAAGAATCACTTTCTTACTGTTAG
- a CDS encoding helix-turn-helix domain-containing protein, with product MLDGKENTHGITTSEKKTYTVEEIAALLNISMKSAYALVKSGQFHYIRAGRMIRVSKISFDKWLHE from the coding sequence ATGTTAGATGGTAAAGAGAATACACACGGTATTACAACGTCTGAAAAAAAGACATATACGGTAGAGGAAATAGCAGCTCTTTTAAACATCAGCATGAAGTCGGCATATGCTTTAGTCAAAAGCGGTCAATTTCACTATATCAGAGCTGGCAGGATGATTAGAGTATCTAAAATATCTTTCGATAAATGGTTACACGAATAA
- a CDS encoding helix-turn-helix domain-containing protein, whose product MTAKHPMIPFPVIVRAADGDIEAVNQIVRHYSGFIASRSMRPMKDEYGNTHMVVDETLRRRMETRLIAKILSFEIRESN is encoded by the coding sequence ATGACAGCAAAGCACCCTATGATTCCGTTTCCTGTGATTGTAAGGGCTGCGGACGGCGATATTGAAGCAGTCAACCAGATTGTACGCCATTATAGCGGTTTTATTGCAAGCCGTTCCATGCGTCCTATGAAAGACGAATACGGAAATACCCACATGGTTGTAGATGAAACCCTACGCCGCCGGATGGAAACACGTCTGATTGCAAAAATTTTATCTTTTGAAATCAGGGAATCAAACTAA
- a CDS encoding VanZ family protein, which yields MWTYIRQIPDLKIFIMLFIVLGILGIYSFVKKNESTFYMIGYILTAFYCVFLIGIYFSPTVISKSIDSISPWLTLQTIPFKTLKNLGFISIAGHIVLTMPIPILIYIILRASVKKISIISILAGIFIEPIQLLINLITGFPNYVIDIDDFMLQIAGILVGLFIITLAEKYHILNWLKE from the coding sequence ATGTGGACATATATAAGACAGATTCCTGACTTAAAGATATTTATAATGTTATTTATTGTTCTAGGCATACTTGGAATATACTCTTTCGTTAAAAAAAACGAATCCACTTTTTATATGATAGGTTATATTCTGACTGCTTTCTACTGTGTTTTTTTAATTGGTATATATTTTTCTCCAACAGTTATAAGTAAAAGCATTGATAGTATTAGCCCATGGCTGACTTTACAAACTATCCCATTTAAAACATTGAAAAATTTGGGATTTATAAGTATAGCCGGACATATAGTATTAACAATGCCTATACCAATATTGATTTATATTATTTTAAGAGCATCTGTAAAGAAAATCAGCATTATTAGTATTTTAGCAGGTATATTTATTGAACCTATTCAGTTGCTTATTAATTTGATTACTGGCTTTCCCAATTATGTGATTGATATTGATGATTTTATGTTACAAATAGCTGGAATTTTAGTGGGATTATTTATAATTACACTAGCGGAGAAATATCATATATTAAATTGGCTTAAAGAATGA
- a CDS encoding M56 family metallopeptidase produces the protein MSWKISDILALLVTLFVSLNILISVISLSGKHLERRMDMEHLSLFFKMVLVFSAFGMPVLAGVILYKFVFGERIYLVSDDLLYMDTIHKSSISYGTPWGNHWISLLLFLAWFLGFIYYGIFKYTNDRRILKKLEKCSKYTQDKLLLETKREAMNELGLKGPVLLLSNEIIQSPFMTGIFEQKIFLPENNYTQEEWGLLLKHELVHCKNQDYFFRRLVFILCALHWFNPLIYRLSDYFVEVNEMACDEKVLNRQPIKRHTMYAELILQIQEKELGITTVSLTGHTVNGLERRIGNIMKKTEKTKRISFAVLVMSMVLMCPLTVFAASWGMSNLQDLVVKKLWITEVEVQQESTELSEKTEFHYSEDVIEYPIQINPRGVTSIDITIDGKSVKYGDSLSLTSGNKVAFILQSDSSSDSFKAGLEDSKGKRIYVQTSNGWIDHTFSIEQSGSYKIFLEGTTSKSIHITGSITILK, from the coding sequence ATGAGCTGGAAGATAAGTGACATTTTGGCACTGTTAGTAACGCTATTTGTCTCATTGAATATTTTAATATCGGTTATATCCCTTTCCGGAAAACATCTGGAAAGAAGAATGGACATGGAGCATTTAAGTTTGTTTTTTAAAATGGTTCTAGTATTCAGTGCCTTTGGTATGCCGGTATTGGCTGGTGTAATTTTGTATAAATTCGTTTTTGGGGAAAGAATTTATTTGGTCAGTGATGATTTGCTTTATATGGATACCATTCACAAAAGTTCAATTAGCTACGGAACACCTTGGGGAAATCACTGGATATCTCTGTTGCTTTTTCTCGCCTGGTTTTTAGGATTTATCTATTATGGTATCTTCAAATATACAAATGACAGAAGGATTCTCAAAAAACTAGAAAAATGCAGTAAGTATACTCAGGATAAACTTCTATTAGAGACAAAAAGAGAGGCAATGAATGAATTAGGTCTGAAGGGTCCGGTGTTGTTATTATCGAATGAAATAATTCAGTCTCCTTTTATGACAGGAATATTTGAACAGAAAATTTTCTTGCCGGAGAATAACTACACGCAGGAAGAATGGGGGTTGCTGTTAAAGCATGAGTTGGTTCACTGCAAAAATCAGGATTATTTTTTTCGCAGACTTGTATTTATTTTATGCGCTCTGCATTGGTTTAATCCGCTTATTTACAGACTATCAGATTATTTTGTTGAAGTAAATGAAATGGCCTGTGATGAGAAAGTACTTAATCGCCAGCCCATCAAAAGACATACTATGTATGCGGAACTAATTTTACAAATACAGGAAAAAGAGCTTGGTATAACTACCGTGTCGCTTACCGGCCATACGGTAAACGGTTTGGAAAGGAGAATCGGAAATATCATGAAAAAGACTGAAAAAACAAAGAGAATATCATTTGCTGTGTTGGTAATGTCAATGGTTTTGATGTGTCCCCTTACAGTGTTTGCTGCTTCTTGGGGTATGTCAAATTTACAGGATTTAGTGGTAAAGAAACTTTGGATTACGGAAGTTGAAGTCCAGCAGGAATCTACAGAATTATCTGAGAAGACGGAATTTCACTATTCGGAAGATGTAATAGAATACCCGATACAAATAAATCCAAGGGGAGTAACGTCAATTGATATAACAATTGATGGAAAAAGTGTGAAGTATGGAGATAGTCTTTCTTTGACCTCAGGTAATAAAGTGGCTTTTATACTACAATCAGATAGTAGTTCTGACAGTTTTAAGGCGGGACTTGAGGATTCCAAAGGCAAGAGAATATATGTCCAGACTTCTAATGGATGGATTGACCATACATTTTCAATTGAGCAATCTGGAAGCTATAAAATATTCTTGGAGGGTACTACGTCAAAGAGTATACATATTACCGGAAGCATAACTATATTAAAATAA
- a CDS encoding BlaI/MecI/CopY family transcriptional regulator, with protein sequence MARPAEAPLNYLGGKKKLSATEFEFMKFIWKHPEGVSSEEIYQAFPQARGTKSTILYHLSEKGYVDKKQSGLHHFYTVLVTQEEYEQALLRQQIEGVLGNTSFERLVAAFCGKTLSKAQIEKTRNLLKELEDELEDK encoded by the coding sequence ATGGCAAGACCTGCTGAAGCACCTTTAAATTATCTGGGTGGAAAGAAAAAACTTTCTGCTACAGAGTTTGAATTTATGAAATTTATTTGGAAACATCCAGAAGGTGTCAGTAGTGAGGAAATCTATCAGGCATTTCCACAAGCAAGAGGTACAAAAAGTACGATTTTGTATCATCTTTCTGAAAAGGGCTACGTTGATAAAAAGCAAAGTGGACTCCATCATTTCTATACGGTTTTAGTCACACAGGAAGAATATGAGCAGGCATTACTTCGCCAACAGATTGAGGGGGTATTGGGTAATACTTCTTTTGAACGCCTAGTTGCTGCCTTCTGTGGGAAGACATTGTCAAAAGCACAGATAGAAAAAACCAGAAATCTTTTAAAGGAGCTGGAAGATGAGCTGGAAGATAAGTGA
- a CDS encoding IS110 family transposase produces the protein MNAVGIDVSKGKSMIAILRPYGEIVSSPFEIKHTSSNIQSLIEQIRSIEGESRIVMEHTGRYYEPLARELSLAGLFVTAVNPKLIKDFGAHSLRKVKSDKADAVKIARYTLDSWTELKQYSLMDELRNQLKTMNRQFGFYMKHKTAMKNNLIGILDQTYPGVNTYFDSPAREDGSQKWVDFATTYWHVDYVRKFSLNAFVDHYQKWCKRRKYNFSKDKAEEIYGAAKELVPILPKDDLTKLIVKQSIEQLNTASKTVEELRTLMNDTAAKLPEYPVVMGMKGVGPSLGPQLMAEIGDVTRFTHKGAITAFAGVDPGVNESGTYEQKSVPTSKRGSSSLRKTLFQVMDCLIKTKPQDDPVYAFIDKKRAQGKPYYVYMTAGANKFLRIYYGRVKEYLMSLPE, from the coding sequence ATGAACGCTGTTGGTATTGATGTTTCCAAAGGCAAAAGTATGATCGCCATTCTACGACCTTATGGAGAAATCGTTTCTTCTCCCTTTGAAATCAAGCACACCTCCAGTAACATCCAATCCTTAATTGAGCAGATCCGATCAATCGAAGGTGAATCACGCATCGTTATGGAACATACTGGCCGTTACTACGAACCACTGGCTCGTGAGCTTTCTCTGGCAGGTCTTTTTGTAACTGCCGTAAATCCTAAGCTCATTAAAGATTTTGGAGCTCATTCTCTCCGCAAAGTAAAATCTGATAAAGCTGACGCTGTAAAAATAGCTCGTTACACCCTTGACAGTTGGACGGAATTGAAACAGTATAGTCTTATGGACGAACTACGCAATCAACTAAAGACCATGAACCGTCAGTTTGGCTTCTACATGAAACACAAAACAGCTATGAAGAATAACCTCATCGGTATCCTCGATCAGACTTACCCTGGTGTTAATACTTACTTTGATAGCCCTGCCCGTGAGGACGGCAGCCAGAAGTGGGTTGATTTTGCTACTACATACTGGCATGTGGACTATGTTCGTAAATTCTCATTAAATGCATTTGTCGACCATTATCAGAAGTGGTGCAAACGTAGGAAGTATAACTTTAGCAAAGACAAGGCTGAAGAAATCTATGGAGCTGCAAAGGAGCTTGTTCCTATACTTCCAAAAGATGATCTAACCAAGCTGATCGTGAAACAGTCCATAGAACAATTAAACACTGCTTCCAAGACCGTGGAAGAGCTCCGTACCCTGATGAATGACACAGCCGCCAAGCTGCCGGAATATCCCGTTGTTATGGGTATGAAGGGTGTTGGCCCGTCTCTTGGCCCTCAGCTTATGGCTGAAATCGGAGATGTCACACGCTTTACCCACAAAGGGGCTATCACTGCATTTGCTGGTGTAGACCCAGGTGTCAACGAATCCGGAACCTATGAACAAAAAAGCGTTCCAACCTCCAAACGCGGCTCATCTTCCCTCCGAAAAACCTTATTTCAGGTCATGGACTGTCTCATCAAAACAAAACCGCAGGACGACCCTGTATATGCGTTTATTGATAAGAAACGTGCTCAAGGAAAGCCTTACTATGTCTACATGACTGCAGGCGCTAATAAGTTTCTGCGTATCTATTACGGAAGAGTAAAAGAATATCTAATGTCTCTTCCAGAATAG
- a CDS encoding conjugal transfer protein, which translates to MIQIRKEENQKKQKEKKLKVYKVNTHKKTVIALWVLLAVSFLFAVYKNFTAIDIHTVHETKVIEEKIIDTHKIENFVENFAEVYYSWEQSAASIDNRTNALKGYLTGELQALNVDTVRKDIPVSSALTDFQIWEIIEEKEQHYQVTYTVEQRITEGESSKTVRSAYQVTVYVDGSGNLTIVQNPTITSVPVKSGYTPKAVQSDGTVDSITTEEINEFLTTFFKLYPTATAKELTYYVNEGVLKPVGKEYIFSELVNPVYNRKGNQVTASLAVKYLDNQTMTTQISQFDLVLEKNGENWKIVK; encoded by the coding sequence ATGATTCAGATTAGAAAAGAGGAAAACCAGAAAAAGCAGAAAGAAAAGAAGCTGAAAGTTTACAAAGTCAATACCCACAAAAAAACCGTGATTGCCCTGTGGGTGCTTCTGGCGGTGAGTTTCCTGTTTGCCGTCTATAAGAATTTCACGGCGATAGACATCCACACTGTCCATGAAACCAAAGTGATTGAGGAAAAAATCATTGACACCCACAAGATAGAAAACTTTGTGGAGAATTTCGCAGAAGTCTACTATTCATGGGAACAGTCCGCCGCTTCCATTGATAACCGGACAAATGCTTTAAAAGGGTATCTCACCGGAGAACTGCAAGCCCTGAATGTAGATACCGTCCGAAAGGACATCCCCGTATCGTCTGCCCTGACTGACTTTCAGATATGGGAAATCATAGAAGAAAAGGAGCAGCATTATCAAGTGACCTATACGGTAGAACAGCGTATCACAGAGGGGGAATCCAGTAAAACCGTCCGTTCCGCTTATCAGGTGACAGTCTATGTGGATGGCTCTGGAAACCTGACGATTGTTCAGAATCCTACCATCACCAGCGTTCCCGTAAAATCCGGCTACACTCCAAAAGCAGTACAAAGTGACGGTACGGTGGATTCCATCACTACGGAGGAAATCAACGAATTTCTCACTACCTTTTTCAAGCTGTACCCTACGGCAACCGCAAAGGAGCTGACCTATTATGTGAATGAGGGCGTGCTGAAACCTGTGGGGAAAGAATATATCTTCTCGGAACTGGTGAATCCGGTTTACAACCGAAAAGGGAATCAGGTGACAGCTTCCCTTGCGGTGAAATATCTGGATAATCAGACTATGACAACACAGATATCACAGTTTGACCTTGTTCTAGAGAAGAATGGGGAGAATTGGAAGATTGTTAAATAA